In Roseofilum casamattae BLCC-M143, the following proteins share a genomic window:
- the msrA gene encoding peptide-methionine (S)-S-oxide reductase MsrA, with protein MAIFGFGKKSTLPTPEEALRGREISMPVPPQHFVNGNPLKPPYPDGLETAMFGLGCFWGAERRFWQQEGVFSTAVGYAAGYTPNPNYHEVCTGRTGHNEVVQVIFDPKAISYETLLKVFWESHNPTQGMRQGNDTGTQYRSGIYTYSQQQKEQAEKSRELYQTALKQGGYGAITTEIIDAPEFYYAEDYHQQYLAKNPNGYCGLGGTNVECPGMTAVS; from the coding sequence ATGGCCATCTTTGGATTTGGCAAAAAAAGTACCCTCCCCACCCCCGAAGAAGCCTTACGCGGACGGGAAATCTCAATGCCCGTCCCCCCTCAGCACTTTGTCAACGGCAATCCTCTCAAACCGCCCTATCCCGACGGTCTCGAAACTGCCATGTTTGGCTTAGGCTGCTTTTGGGGAGCCGAGCGCCGGTTCTGGCAGCAAGAGGGTGTCTTCAGTACGGCAGTTGGTTATGCCGCTGGCTATACCCCCAACCCCAACTATCATGAAGTTTGCACGGGACGAACCGGCCATAACGAAGTAGTGCAAGTGATTTTCGATCCCAAAGCAATTAGTTACGAAACCCTCCTCAAAGTGTTCTGGGAAAGCCACAACCCAACCCAAGGAATGCGCCAGGGTAACGATACCGGAACTCAATATCGTTCCGGGATTTATACGTATTCCCAGCAACAGAAAGAGCAGGCCGAAAAATCCCGCGAACTCTATCAGACGGCACTGAAGCAAGGTGGATATGGCGCCATTACCACCGAGATTATTGATGCTCCTGAGTTTTATTATGCTGAGGACTATCACCAGCAATACCTGGCGAAAAACCCGAATGGCTATTGCGGTCTTGGCGGTACTAATGTTGAGTGTCCGGGAATGACTGCCGTGTCTTAA